One region of Sphingomonas bisphenolicum genomic DNA includes:
- a CDS encoding CaiB/BaiF CoA transferase family protein, whose product MTELPLTGVKVVDFCWIGAGSYTTKLLADLGADVIKVESSKSLDSLRLASPYAGGIKGVNRSGYFADRNSSKRSITINMKDPRGVAIVHQLIRNCDIVANNFRPGTMDKLGVGYQALREINPSLIFIGMSMNGDEGPDRTMLGYGITIAALTSFLGLSGYPDREPTGTGTNYPDHVPNPCHGAFAIMCALRHKNRTGEGQLIDMAQTEPMLSLMPIPVIDYSVNGRTAGRNGNHLEGFSPRGVYPVQGDDRWIAISISSDEQWLVLRSILGGVNLVNPDWEKEAGRKSATGEIDRAIAARTADRDGYALMQDLQAQGVTAGVVQNASDLVDRDPQLKHRNHWRYLPHKEMGDSLYNGPPFQFASGLIGPRFAAPLLGEHNREVLTEEAGLDGSDVHDLVEQGVLV is encoded by the coding sequence ATGACTGAGCTCCCGCTTACCGGCGTCAAGGTCGTCGATTTTTGCTGGATCGGCGCCGGCTCGTACACGACCAAGCTCCTCGCTGATCTAGGCGCGGACGTTATCAAAGTCGAAAGCAGCAAATCCCTCGACAGCCTTCGCCTTGCTTCGCCCTATGCGGGCGGGATCAAGGGCGTCAATCGCAGCGGCTATTTCGCCGATCGGAACAGCTCCAAGCGCAGCATCACGATCAACATGAAGGACCCTCGCGGCGTTGCGATTGTCCATCAGTTGATCCGCAACTGCGATATCGTCGCCAACAACTTCCGGCCGGGCACGATGGACAAGCTCGGCGTGGGTTACCAAGCGCTGCGAGAGATCAATCCCAGCCTGATTTTCATCGGCATGTCGATGAACGGCGACGAGGGCCCCGATCGCACGATGCTGGGCTATGGGATCACCATAGCCGCCCTGACCAGCTTTCTTGGCCTAAGTGGATATCCCGATCGGGAACCGACAGGCACGGGAACCAACTATCCAGATCATGTCCCCAACCCCTGTCACGGCGCATTCGCGATCATGTGTGCGCTGCGGCACAAAAACCGGACCGGCGAGGGGCAATTGATCGACATGGCTCAAACCGAGCCGATGTTGAGCCTGATGCCAATCCCGGTGATAGACTATAGCGTCAACGGGCGAACGGCTGGGCGGAACGGCAACCACCTCGAAGGCTTCTCGCCGCGCGGCGTTTATCCGGTCCAGGGAGACGATCGCTGGATCGCTATCAGCATCAGTTCGGACGAGCAATGGCTGGTGCTCCGCTCCATCTTGGGTGGCGTGAATCTCGTCAATCCGGACTGGGAGAAAGAAGCAGGGCGCAAGTCGGCGACTGGGGAGATCGATCGCGCAATAGCGGCACGAACGGCCGACCGAGACGGATATGCCTTGATGCAGGATTTGCAGGCTCAGGGCGTGACTGCTGGCGTGGTGCAGAATGCTTCGGACCTTGTGGACCGGGACCCCCAGCTCAAGCACCGCAATCATTGGCGCTATCTGCCGCATAAGGAAATGGGGGATTCGCTTTACAACGGCCCTCCCTTCCAGTTTGCTTCGGGACTGATCGGACCTCGTTTCGCCGCCCCTTTGCTGGGCGAGCACAATCGCGAGGTACTCACAGAAGAAGCCGGCCTGGATGGCTCGGACGTTCATGATCTCGTCGAACAGGGCGTTCTCGTTTAA
- a CDS encoding alpha/beta fold hydrolase: protein MPFMDNGEYKIWFEDECFAPSWRPRDTLVIQHGFGRNSAFWRHWIPKLSDTYRIVRPDLRGHGRSTSSPAPWSFEELVDDLAEFIRELGAGKVHLLGEASGGMLAIGVAALHPNLVKSLITSSTPQKIDLDHQRFFSAGRESWREAILQLGSKGWAEWLIAQPGTVAQMGRRQRHWWLEQFALTPAQILADLSDVLITTDVAPLLPHVAAPALVLAPMQSAATSIAEQVKLAETIPNACLQPINGVGHEIYIDKVDECVAAVRQFLAKVNSTPRQSSNKVD from the coding sequence ATGCCGTTCATGGACAATGGTGAGTATAAGATCTGGTTCGAGGACGAATGTTTCGCACCTTCATGGCGGCCTCGCGACACCCTCGTCATCCAGCACGGCTTCGGACGCAATTCCGCTTTCTGGCGGCATTGGATCCCGAAACTGTCGGACACCTACAGGATCGTTCGACCCGATCTTCGGGGGCACGGGCGAAGCACGAGTTCACCAGCGCCCTGGTCGTTCGAGGAACTGGTAGATGATCTCGCCGAGTTCATTCGTGAACTGGGAGCAGGGAAAGTACATCTCCTGGGCGAGGCAAGCGGCGGCATGCTCGCTATCGGCGTGGCGGCGCTTCACCCCAACCTTGTCAAATCCCTTATCACGAGCAGCACGCCGCAAAAAATTGATCTTGACCATCAACGCTTTTTCTCCGCCGGCCGGGAAAGTTGGCGCGAGGCGATCCTTCAACTCGGATCGAAAGGGTGGGCTGAATGGCTTATCGCCCAACCCGGCACTGTGGCACAGATGGGCAGGAGACAGCGCCACTGGTGGCTCGAACAGTTTGCTTTGACGCCTGCCCAAATCCTCGCAGATCTCAGTGATGTGCTCATTACCACGGATGTTGCCCCGCTCCTGCCCCACGTCGCGGCTCCGGCGCTTGTTCTGGCGCCCATGCAAAGCGCCGCGACCAGCATCGCAGAACAGGTTAAGCTTGCGGAGACCATCCCCAATGCCTGCTTGCAGCCCATCAATGGCGTCGGCCACGAAATCTATATCGACAAGGTTGACGAGTGCGTGGCGGCTGTCAGGCAATTCCTTGCAAAGGTCAACTCAACCCCTCGTCAATCATCGAATAAAGTTGATTAA
- a CDS encoding spinster family MFS transporter, whose product MAQLTAQNVPVELETQSDCDPSTMTASPGAYRYYVLILLLAVYCFSYVDRQIIAVVSPQLKAELGLSDSALGAIKGLAFSLFYTTMAVPLAILSDRWHRVKLITIALSLWSLMTALSSIAQSFVHLFLIRCAVGIGEAGGNPPSHSLISDYFRKNERATALGIFQMGVPLGTTISFLGGGWLVATLGWRATFIAVGMPGLLLAALLALTLRERPRGASDDLPVSQVHGRWQDQVRLLLGMRSFVLVAIAGGLQAFCGYALMMWLLDFTIRSHGISLTDASLAMALVTGIGGGLGTLAGGITVDRLSRRDCGNYFLIPGLALIASAPLLLAGLWAQPTMGLYCLFAAFTLLFGCMGPFYGLVQMLAPANCRALAVAIFSLSLSILGAGLGPFLIGVLSDILQGVAGSNSGLKWALCVVPAAALAGGLLLAFNRRIVSGDLKPASHI is encoded by the coding sequence ATGGCGCAATTGACTGCCCAAAACGTCCCTGTAGAGCTGGAAACGCAATCCGACTGCGATCCCTCAACAATGACCGCAAGCCCGGGGGCATATCGCTATTATGTCCTGATACTGCTTCTGGCGGTCTACTGTTTCAGCTATGTTGATCGTCAGATCATCGCCGTTGTCTCTCCGCAATTAAAAGCCGAGCTAGGCCTCAGCGATTCAGCGCTCGGCGCGATCAAAGGACTGGCTTTCTCTCTCTTCTACACGACGATGGCGGTTCCTCTCGCGATCCTGAGTGACCGCTGGCATCGCGTAAAGCTCATCACTATCGCGCTGAGCCTGTGGTCACTCATGACCGCACTTTCATCAATCGCGCAAAGTTTCGTGCACCTGTTTCTCATCCGTTGTGCTGTCGGCATCGGCGAGGCTGGCGGCAATCCACCATCTCACTCGCTGATCTCGGACTATTTTCGCAAGAACGAACGAGCGACCGCGCTTGGGATATTCCAGATGGGTGTACCGCTCGGCACAACCATCAGCTTTCTTGGAGGTGGATGGCTTGTTGCAACGCTTGGCTGGCGGGCAACATTCATTGCCGTCGGAATGCCCGGTCTCCTTCTGGCGGCCCTCCTTGCCTTGACATTAAGGGAACGTCCCCGCGGCGCTAGCGATGACCTGCCCGTCTCCCAAGTGCACGGTCGCTGGCAGGATCAGGTCCGGCTGCTGCTCGGCATGCGCAGCTTTGTCCTAGTCGCTATTGCCGGCGGCCTTCAGGCCTTCTGCGGTTACGCGCTCATGATGTGGCTTCTGGACTTTACCATTCGCTCTCACGGCATCAGCCTCACTGACGCCTCCCTTGCGATGGCCTTGGTGACCGGCATCGGCGGAGGGCTTGGCACTCTTGCCGGAGGCATCACCGTTGACCGGCTGAGCCGACGCGATTGCGGCAATTATTTCCTCATTCCGGGCCTCGCGCTTATCGCAAGTGCGCCATTGTTGCTTGCCGGACTCTGGGCACAGCCTACAATGGGTCTCTACTGCCTGTTCGCGGCCTTCACCCTCCTGTTTGGATGCATGGGACCATTTTACGGGCTGGTTCAGATGCTCGCACCTGCAAATTGTCGGGCGCTTGCAGTCGCCATCTTTTCGCTCAGTCTCAGCATCCTTGGAGCAGGATTGGGACCGTTCCTGATCGGTGTCCTTAGCGACATTCTTCAAGGCGTTGCCGGCTCCAATTCGGGTCTAAAGTGGGCGCTTTGCGTCGTTCCGGCAGCCGCGCTTGCAGGAGGCCTCCTGCTTGCCTTCAACCGTCGGATCGTCTCTGGGGACCTCAAGCCCGCCTCGCACATCTAA
- a CDS encoding TonB-dependent receptor gives MNWKSYSRALMIGAMPIGSLALGGPCVLAQDQLSDSGPQDIIVTAQRRSERLQDVPISVAAITSTQLQSAGVNSLFDVALLAPGVKIQQYNGGILPMIRGVSSKIVGAGLEPPIATYVDGVYIGSPFSTTFSFNNVERIEILKGPQGTLFGRNATGGLIQIVTRDPKQEPGGTMKLSYGNFDTVEGSFYVTGGLTDNLAIDLSGRLSTQGKGWGTNLANGRDVNKLYHDAGIRSKLLFTPTDDLEIRITGDYNDTHNSRFGAQRPPRGFVPPAPYGPAFNGGDWDIASDQQPDFTAKGGGISSRLDYNLGNVGLAAITAYRKSRYHGVFDSDYTAFPGRYAETIGRDEQFSQELQLQSSDGHGFNWTLGAFYYWAEGRFDPIGTITYGTPATPGGVRPATGRFVQAAQGTESIALYGQASAELMPRLNATVGLRYTHEKRDLEADAFTVTPSGITVVTTPEFTSSTKFQKLTWRLALDYHLSARTMAYLSYNRGFKSGGYNTLVVTLPPFAPETLDAYEIGVKSSIESWLTLNGAAFYYDYKNIQVGRSINGLTGTYNAPGTEIYGADVELRAQPTRALSLTLGYSYVHGRYLDFSGAQVATPLPGGGYSVGTGNVEGNHTILSPEHSVTLGASYNHELGAGILKLDANYSYTSRYYHEPDNVLSQPSYSMLGGTIAYETKAGLTFSLWGKNLTNEAVEVVGGVQTFGTLGLARSAYGEPRTYGVTVSAAF, from the coding sequence ATGAATTGGAAGTCGTATTCACGCGCCTTGATGATCGGGGCAATGCCGATAGGTTCGCTCGCCTTGGGTGGTCCGTGCGTGTTAGCTCAAGACCAGCTTAGCGATAGCGGACCTCAGGATATCATTGTCACAGCGCAGCGCAGGTCGGAACGACTGCAGGACGTACCGATCTCTGTCGCTGCCATCACCTCGACCCAGCTACAGTCGGCAGGGGTAAACAGTCTCTTTGATGTGGCGCTTCTGGCTCCAGGAGTGAAAATCCAGCAATATAATGGCGGCATCCTCCCCATGATCCGTGGCGTCAGTTCGAAGATAGTAGGCGCAGGACTGGAGCCACCAATCGCGACCTATGTTGACGGCGTCTACATCGGCTCTCCTTTCTCGACCACCTTCTCCTTCAACAATGTCGAGCGCATCGAGATATTGAAGGGACCGCAAGGAACGCTGTTCGGTCGTAACGCGACAGGCGGGCTCATTCAGATCGTCACCCGCGATCCCAAGCAAGAGCCTGGCGGCACGATGAAGCTGAGCTATGGCAATTTCGACACAGTCGAAGGAAGCTTCTATGTGACGGGCGGATTGACCGACAATCTCGCAATCGACTTGTCTGGCCGCCTGTCGACCCAAGGCAAAGGATGGGGCACCAACCTCGCCAACGGGCGCGACGTGAACAAGCTCTATCATGACGCAGGTATCCGATCGAAACTGCTCTTCACCCCCACTGACGATCTGGAGATCAGGATCACTGGGGACTATAACGACACGCACAATAGTCGGTTCGGTGCGCAACGCCCACCGCGCGGGTTCGTACCGCCCGCTCCCTACGGTCCGGCGTTCAATGGCGGCGATTGGGACATCGCGTCTGACCAGCAGCCCGATTTTACGGCGAAGGGTGGCGGCATTTCGTCCCGTCTCGACTATAACCTGGGCAACGTCGGACTCGCTGCTATCACCGCTTACCGCAAGTCGCGCTATCATGGAGTTTTCGATAGCGACTATACCGCATTTCCCGGCCGCTATGCTGAGACAATTGGCCGAGATGAGCAGTTCAGCCAAGAACTTCAGCTACAGTCGTCTGATGGTCATGGCTTCAACTGGACGCTGGGCGCCTTCTACTACTGGGCTGAGGGACGTTTCGATCCGATCGGCACAATCACCTATGGCACGCCTGCTACGCCTGGCGGCGTGCGACCTGCAACAGGTCGGTTCGTCCAGGCCGCGCAGGGTACGGAGTCGATCGCCCTCTACGGCCAGGCCAGCGCAGAACTGATGCCAAGGCTCAATGCAACCGTTGGCCTTCGCTATACCCATGAGAAGCGCGACCTGGAAGCGGACGCTTTCACTGTGACACCCAGTGGCATCACCGTGGTTACGACGCCTGAATTTACCTCGTCGACCAAATTCCAGAAGCTCACATGGCGCCTTGCCCTCGACTATCATCTGTCGGCCCGAACCATGGCCTACCTTTCCTACAATCGCGGCTTCAAGAGTGGAGGCTACAACACGCTTGTGGTGACTCTGCCGCCTTTCGCACCCGAAACACTCGACGCCTACGAAATCGGCGTAAAGAGCAGCATCGAAAGTTGGCTGACGCTCAATGGCGCGGCCTTCTACTATGACTACAAGAACATCCAGGTGGGCCGCTCGATCAACGGCCTCACCGGAACATATAATGCACCGGGCACAGAGATTTACGGCGCGGACGTCGAACTGCGCGCGCAGCCGACCAGAGCGCTTTCGTTAACCCTGGGCTACAGCTACGTGCATGGCCGGTATCTTGACTTTTCGGGCGCCCAGGTCGCGACGCCTCTCCCTGGCGGAGGCTATTCCGTCGGCACGGGCAATGTCGAGGGCAATCACACGATTTTATCGCCCGAACACAGCGTGACACTGGGCGCTAGCTACAATCACGAGCTTGGCGCGGGCATCTTGAAGCTGGATGCCAACTATTCCTATACCAGCCGCTATTATCATGAACCCGATAATGTCCTCTCCCAGCCCAGCTACTCGATGCTTGGCGGCACGATCGCCTACGAAACCAAGGCTGGTTTGACCTTCAGCCTGTGGGGCAAGAATCTCACGAACGAAGCGGTTGAGGTCGTCGGGGGTGTCCAGACCTTCGGCACGCTCGGGCTCGCCCGCTCCGCTTACGGCGAACCACGCACTTATGGTGTGACCGTCTCGGCGGCTTTCTGA
- a CDS encoding aldehyde dehydrogenase — protein MKEYQMFIGGQFVAAASGETFQSVEPWTEEAWAAIPRGGIDDVNAAVQAAHAALSGPWSGYSASARGALLRRLADLLVKAAPTLAEIEVRDNGKLLTEMRAQTGYLPEIYYYYAGLADKIEGSVPPVGRPGVFGYTRYEPIGVVAAITPWNSPLLLAAAKIAPALAAGCTVIHKPSEHSSASALEFARLVQEAGFPEGVFNVITGFGAEAGDPLVRHPKVARISFTGGTQAGRAINQIAASRFARCDLELGGKSPNIVFDDADLEAAANGVISGIFAASGQSCIAGSRLLVQENIHDEFVERLLATARTAVVGDPTDEGTQIGPVTTRDQFEKVLDYMAIARGEGAQCVLGGERIDRQGWFVQPTIFTGVTNQMRIAREEVFGPILSVIRFKDEADALQIANDSDFGLAAGVWTRDFGRAFRMSEKLEAGTVWINSYRMLSVTMPFGGVKDSGAGRENGMDAIMANLEAKSIFLNHSAPVATPFVMKL, from the coding sequence GTGAAAGAATATCAGATGTTCATTGGCGGCCAATTTGTCGCCGCTGCCTCAGGTGAAACCTTCCAATCTGTGGAGCCTTGGACTGAGGAAGCTTGGGCGGCTATTCCGCGCGGCGGCATCGATGATGTCAACGCTGCGGTACAGGCCGCCCATGCAGCGCTCTCGGGGCCTTGGTCTGGCTATTCCGCATCCGCGCGTGGAGCGCTGTTGCGGCGGCTGGCTGATCTTCTGGTCAAAGCAGCTCCCACGCTCGCCGAGATAGAGGTTCGGGATAATGGCAAGCTCCTTACGGAGATGCGGGCCCAGACAGGATATCTTCCCGAGATTTATTATTATTACGCCGGCTTGGCTGACAAGATCGAGGGATCGGTTCCGCCTGTCGGCCGACCCGGCGTTTTTGGCTATACGCGCTATGAACCCATTGGCGTGGTCGCTGCCATTACACCATGGAATTCTCCGCTCTTGCTGGCCGCTGCCAAGATTGCTCCGGCTCTTGCAGCCGGTTGCACCGTCATCCACAAGCCGTCCGAACATAGCTCGGCGTCGGCGCTTGAATTTGCCCGCCTCGTGCAGGAGGCAGGCTTCCCCGAGGGCGTGTTCAACGTCATCACGGGATTCGGCGCCGAGGCCGGAGATCCGTTGGTGCGGCATCCCAAGGTCGCACGCATCAGCTTTACTGGGGGCACGCAGGCCGGGCGCGCGATCAACCAGATCGCAGCATCGCGTTTCGCGCGCTGCGATCTGGAATTGGGAGGAAAGTCGCCCAATATCGTTTTTGATGATGCTGACCTGGAAGCGGCGGCAAATGGCGTCATTTCGGGCATTTTCGCTGCCTCCGGTCAGAGCTGCATCGCGGGGTCGCGCCTGCTGGTGCAGGAGAATATCCACGACGAGTTTGTGGAGCGATTGCTTGCCACTGCGAGGACAGCTGTTGTCGGCGATCCCACCGACGAGGGAACCCAAATCGGCCCCGTCACGACTCGGGATCAGTTCGAAAAGGTTCTGGACTATATGGCGATCGCTCGCGGGGAGGGGGCCCAGTGCGTTCTTGGCGGCGAGCGCATTGATCGGCAAGGCTGGTTTGTTCAGCCGACCATATTCACCGGCGTGACCAATCAAATGCGGATCGCGCGAGAAGAGGTCTTCGGCCCAATTTTGTCGGTTATCCGATTCAAGGATGAGGCAGATGCGTTGCAGATTGCAAATGACAGTGATTTTGGTCTGGCCGCTGGCGTATGGACGCGAGATTTTGGACGCGCGTTCCGGATGTCCGAGAAGTTGGAGGCCGGCACGGTATGGATCAACAGCTATCGTATGCTGAGTGTCACCATGCCATTTGGTGGCGTGAAGGACAGCGGTGCAGGGCGCGAAAATGGCATGGACGCGATCATGGCCAATCTCGAGGCCAAGAGCATATTCCTCAACCACAGTGCACCGGTGGCCACTCCGTTCGTCATGAAACTATAA
- a CDS encoding enoyl-CoA hydratase/isomerase family protein, with product MSEENLVVVEEKEGYAVLRINRPDKRNAMNKAARIAMLEAMEDLKGRFGVIVLTGTDVSFCAGLDLKEASADREAGVEADPATSWQAVNVAIRAHPAVFIAAVNGLALGGGVTLINVCDLAVASERASMGMPEMGFATYPGLAGPSTQYSLTRKRHAWMMFTTERIDGATAERWGLVNKVVPHDQLLPEAEAIAAKIGQFNQTALTISKGAMDQIPVEIDWDGAFNFGIGKIDEINRLTAAGSEGLARFSKGERLVGQG from the coding sequence ATGAGCGAAGAAAATCTGGTCGTGGTCGAAGAGAAGGAGGGCTATGCCGTCCTGCGTATCAACCGTCCCGACAAGCGCAACGCGATGAACAAGGCAGCTCGCATTGCTATGCTTGAAGCGATGGAGGATCTCAAGGGGCGCTTCGGCGTCATCGTTCTCACCGGGACCGACGTGAGCTTCTGTGCGGGGCTCGATCTCAAGGAAGCCAGCGCCGACCGTGAAGCAGGTGTCGAGGCCGATCCCGCCACTTCCTGGCAGGCGGTCAACGTTGCGATCCGTGCGCATCCGGCGGTCTTCATTGCGGCCGTGAACGGCCTGGCGCTGGGTGGCGGAGTGACGCTGATCAATGTGTGTGATCTGGCGGTTGCTTCGGAACGCGCCTCGATGGGTATGCCCGAAATGGGCTTTGCCACCTATCCTGGACTTGCAGGTCCCTCGACGCAATATTCGCTGACCCGCAAACGCCATGCTTGGATGATGTTCACGACCGAGCGGATCGACGGCGCGACCGCCGAACGTTGGGGGCTGGTCAACAAGGTGGTTCCGCATGACCAGTTGCTGCCGGAGGCGGAGGCCATCGCTGCAAAGATTGGCCAGTTCAATCAGACCGCTCTTACGATCAGCAAGGGAGCAATGGACCAAATTCCGGTCGAAATCGACTGGGATGGCGCATTCAACTTCGGTATCGGCAAGATCGATGAGATCAATCGCCTGACGGCAGCTGGCAGCGAAGGACTCGCTCGCTTCTCGAAGGGCGAACGATTGGTTGGCCAAGGCTGA
- a CDS encoding aldehyde dehydrogenase, with the protein MDFLDRLNPETELSDRVRTRFFIDGDWREPRGHEMLDLVSPITEQIILTVPGGSTADMSDAVDAARRAFDQGPWPRMAPAQRGEILRKMGEAIAARIPLLSRIWTAQVGATIGFTSMFTGLIPSYYNYYSDLAGTFAFEDVRPTFQGHARVIREPVGVCALILPWNAPLILLSQKLAAGLLAGCTFVVKPSPETPLDALILAECAEEAGLPAGVLNIVPAGREAGDSLIRDLRIDKVSFTGSTAAGKHIGAVCAERVARCSLELGGKSAAIICEDADLETAIGTITPFAMPFSGQICFSQTRVLVPEKRRDEILDAYVAAVEGIKLGDPWDERTTMGPLSMARQRDRVLGYIDAGRSEGAKLVRGGSNGGFNRGYFVEPTIFADVTQDMTIAQEEIFGPVVSILSYSSEEEAIAIANNSQFGLSGTVFSNDLARAERIARKVRTGNISINGLQIDPGVPFGGFKQSGIGREGGPEGLEVFLESKAIYFPGDAAA; encoded by the coding sequence ATGGATTTTCTGGACCGGCTGAATCCGGAAACTGAGTTGTCCGATCGCGTTCGCACGCGCTTCTTCATAGACGGCGACTGGCGCGAGCCGCGTGGGCACGAAATGCTGGACCTCGTTTCGCCGATCACCGAGCAAATTATTCTGACGGTTCCTGGCGGAAGCACCGCCGACATGTCCGATGCGGTTGACGCGGCACGCCGCGCATTCGATCAGGGACCCTGGCCGCGTATGGCGCCGGCTCAGCGTGGTGAAATTCTCAGGAAAATGGGTGAGGCTATCGCAGCGCGCATTCCGCTGCTCTCCAGGATTTGGACCGCACAGGTCGGAGCGACGATCGGCTTCACTTCGATGTTCACCGGGCTGATCCCATCCTATTATAACTATTATTCAGACCTTGCCGGCACTTTCGCCTTCGAGGACGTACGCCCGACTTTCCAGGGGCACGCCAGGGTCATTCGGGAGCCAGTAGGCGTTTGTGCGCTGATACTGCCTTGGAACGCACCCCTCATCCTTTTGTCGCAGAAGCTGGCTGCCGGGTTGCTGGCGGGTTGCACCTTCGTTGTCAAACCCAGCCCAGAGACGCCGCTTGACGCGTTGATCCTTGCTGAGTGCGCTGAGGAAGCCGGACTTCCCGCTGGGGTTCTCAACATCGTGCCAGCAGGCCGGGAGGCCGGCGACAGCCTTATCCGTGACCTGCGGATAGACAAGGTGAGCTTCACCGGTTCTACCGCTGCGGGCAAGCATATCGGCGCGGTTTGCGCCGAGCGGGTCGCGCGCTGTAGCCTAGAGCTTGGTGGAAAGTCCGCCGCGATCATTTGCGAGGACGCGGATCTCGAAACGGCTATTGGAACGATCACACCTTTCGCCATGCCCTTTTCCGGACAAATCTGCTTCTCGCAGACTCGCGTTCTGGTTCCTGAAAAGCGCCGCGACGAGATACTTGACGCCTATGTGGCTGCGGTCGAGGGCATCAAACTGGGCGACCCTTGGGACGAAAGGACGACCATGGGACCGTTGTCGATGGCCCGCCAGCGCGACCGTGTTCTTGGCTATATCGATGCGGGCCGGTCGGAAGGTGCGAAGCTGGTCCGCGGCGGTAGCAATGGCGGTTTCAACCGCGGCTATTTTGTCGAGCCTACCATCTTCGCGGATGTGACGCAGGACATGACGATCGCACAGGAAGAAATTTTCGGTCCAGTGGTCTCGATACTGAGCTATTCCAGTGAGGAAGAAGCCATCGCGATCGCCAACAACAGCCAATTCGGCCTGTCCGGCACCGTGTTTTCGAACGATCTCGCGCGCGCCGAGCGGATCGCGCGCAAGGTCCGCACCGGTAATATCAGCATCAACGGGCTACAGATCGACCCCGGTGTCCCGTTCGGCGGCTTCAAGCAATCCGGCATCGGCCGAGAGGGTGGTCCAGAGGGGCTCGAAGTCTTCCTCGAATCCAAAGCGATCTACTTCCCGGGTGACGCAGCGGCCTGA
- a CDS encoding Zn-ribbon domain-containing OB-fold protein, producing the protein MTYIKPLPEADKWSGPFFEGAREGKLLAQQCNSSKRFFFPPSPVSPVTRDGNWSWVELSGKGTISSFVVMHQKYFGGFGDEVPYPVIEVELEEGVRLLSSIVELGERELVVGMPVEVVFDKVTEEVTLPKFRPAA; encoded by the coding sequence ATGACCTACATCAAGCCACTGCCCGAGGCAGACAAGTGGAGCGGCCCCTTTTTCGAGGGGGCTAGGGAAGGCAAGCTGCTGGCGCAGCAGTGCAACAGTTCAAAGCGCTTCTTCTTCCCGCCCTCACCGGTTTCTCCGGTCACCCGTGATGGAAACTGGTCATGGGTCGAGCTCTCAGGCAAGGGGACGATCAGTTCCTTCGTCGTGATGCATCAGAAATATTTCGGCGGCTTCGGCGACGAAGTTCCTTATCCGGTCATCGAGGTCGAACTTGAAGAAGGCGTGAGGCTTCTTTCGAGCATCGTCGAGCTTGGCGAGCGCGAACTGGTCGTCGGTATGCCAGTTGAAGTCGTTTTCGACAAGGTCACCGAAGAAGTGACCCTTCCCAAATTTCGGCCGGCGGCCTGA